The sequence AAACACCATTTCAGCAGTGACGGTGATGTGCAAATTGTGCGTTTTATGAACGCCAGTGGCGGTTAACCGGTTGCCTTCCTGTATTCATAAATTTAGAGAGCATGCATGACTATTTCAAGCTTTGATGACCTGTTACAGGCTGCAAACTCACAGGCAGAACCTCAGTTACTTCTCTTTGTTTTTACCAAAGCAGAATTACCAGAGGACGCCACTGAGCAAGAAAAAGCAAACTTTGAACAGGGCATGGGCGGAACCTTAACGCCCGTGGTCTGTGTTGATAAAAGCCCTGAAGAAATCAGTAGTTTTACAGCGCTATTGGAAGAATCAAAAAAAACGGGGCAAGATTGGGATGTGGTATTTGCTAGCAGTCTGTCAGGTCGTGCCGGTATCGCACCGAACTCTGATCAGGCTGAACAACCCTTACAAATGATGGTGCAAGCGATTCAAGCCGGTAGCATTGGCAGCTTTTTAGCTTTTAGCAACACGGGTGAGATTTTGGACATTAGCTGAGCCATTACTCCTTGTCGATGCGTCCACTGTACCTAGGCAGTGGACTCTGGCCCTTTCAAGCCATCTTAAACACCACACTGCTCTTAACCTCCCCCTGCCCTTTATCCAGCCGCCCTACTTGCAAGCCCTTTTCCAGTTACAGCAAGCCCCTTTCTGCAAGCCTGTATACAGGTAGCCAGCGCGACCAA comes from Pseudomonas sp. C27(2019) and encodes:
- a CDS encoding ribonucleotide reductase subunit alpha, with the protein product MTISSFDDLLQAANSQAEPQLLLFVFTKAELPEDATEQEKANFEQGMGGTLTPVVCVDKSPEEISSFTALLEESKKTGQDWDVVFASSLSGRAGIAPNSDQAEQPLQMMVQAIQAGSIGSFLAFSNTGEILDIS